The Bacteroidales bacterium genome has a segment encoding these proteins:
- a CDS encoding amino acid adenylation domain-containing protein yields MKINQTNASYPKEKNLIQLIEEQIQKKPQSIAIECQGRVLTFQDLNEQANQLAHYLILSGVKPGKFIGVFFERSVELLVGLLAVVKTGASFVPLDPSYPKDRIQYIIEDSNMDSILVHEPSMAFLHLTSVSVINVDREKEKISQSSIKNPVFAIPLKSSEILYTIYTSGSTGRPKGICITHASLINTLFHMIKECSIDNRETIAAVIPISFDISMIDVFAALLSGAKIGLVTKEDSQDGKVLLELLVKMKATFMQATPVTWRLLLSAGWTTDYKLKIISGGEALETDLAKELFVRSSGFWNFYGPTETTVYSTGYRVPSVADIYSNGKLVPIGIPISNTQIYILSESMEMLPFDQPGELYIGGDGLSSGYLGREDLTSQVFIQNPFNRNERIYKTGDVVSLSSDGLINFLGRSDHQIKIRGFRIELSEINFVLKEVTGLKETIVSAKEFGSGDKRLVVYYVSDDGSHLNIKDVREQLAKKLPDYMIPSYFTKMESFPLTPNKKIDYNALPLPKSTGTNLKHDFVVFKTLTEEKLIKIWCDAFKLDSIGIEENFFSLGGNSIIATNIVFLIQDKLAINMFVKDIFDYPTIDRLAVLIEKRHSNFQTKEKSDSLVLNIQKKDLIPLSFEQLGFWLFWKFSKQTYNISDVFIIDGELNYHHFQNAINELIMKHEAIWYSFSNKIPMQKKTLIKPYAVRIIDLIDLDKDNFKEQWLQLVEKELHGNFNFSETPLIRLVLAKITEKQHQLFISLPHSICDASALTQFVANLFETYQNQLDGTYYYSNTAKKRLVDEICIERSSDHISIFQKDVEYWKKKLKGAELLRLPKTSFLTGEKPTGKKVFEIATIPEELLKKINQICSDNSCSFGMGMLSISISLMYSMTKSHDITFLMSTMKPVASKEQSIRNSASMFPIRTQINPDYSFQQLMLQVRESVLESLDHLNCPAIIPYNNALRANLVGWKGWFYKMLATIIGGSMHLRWKSAWLCPENMKDYLTATFASLPAFLNGKETRALLPPFVNILPRFYGDDEIKKQGNISVSSIGDYELVVPFKVFEGNGDNAESAMPTFCLTRNENKEAVLYIYGGRLKQEVLSDIMQSFSRILTQVTNNPEVKLHDI; encoded by the coding sequence ATGAAAATTAATCAAACAAATGCGTCTTATCCTAAGGAGAAAAATCTTATTCAATTGATTGAAGAGCAAATCCAAAAAAAACCTCAATCGATTGCGATAGAATGTCAGGGGAGGGTGCTTACCTTTCAAGACTTGAATGAACAGGCGAATCAATTGGCTCATTACTTAATATTATCTGGAGTAAAGCCTGGCAAGTTTATAGGCGTCTTTTTTGAGAGATCTGTTGAACTATTAGTAGGATTATTAGCTGTGGTGAAAACGGGAGCTAGTTTTGTTCCTCTAGATCCAAGTTATCCGAAAGATCGTATTCAATATATAATTGAAGATTCCAACATGGATAGTATACTAGTTCATGAACCCAGTATGGCATTCCTTCATTTAACTAGTGTGTCAGTAATAAATGTGGACAGGGAGAAAGAAAAAATTTCGCAGTCATCTATAAAAAATCCCGTATTTGCAATTCCCTTGAAATCGAGTGAAATTCTTTATACAATTTATACCTCTGGTTCAACAGGTAGACCTAAAGGTATTTGTATTACTCACGCTTCTTTGATTAACACTTTGTTTCACATGATAAAAGAGTGCTCAATCGATAATAGAGAAACTATTGCAGCCGTGATTCCTATTTCGTTTGATATTTCAATGATTGATGTTTTTGCGGCTTTATTGTCGGGTGCAAAAATTGGTTTAGTGACCAAAGAGGATAGTCAAGATGGGAAAGTTCTATTGGAACTTCTAGTTAAGATGAAAGCAACATTCATGCAAGCTACTCCGGTTACATGGAGACTTTTGCTGTCGGCAGGGTGGACTACAGATTATAAACTCAAAATAATTTCTGGAGGAGAAGCTCTGGAAACTGATTTGGCGAAAGAATTGTTTGTAAGGAGTTCGGGATTTTGGAACTTTTATGGTCCAACTGAAACTACTGTTTATTCAACAGGGTATAGAGTTCCATCAGTCGCAGACATTTATTCTAATGGAAAATTAGTTCCAATTGGCATACCTATTTCTAATACACAAATTTACATTTTATCAGAGAGCATGGAGATGCTTCCTTTTGACCAGCCTGGAGAACTGTATATTGGTGGTGATGGACTTTCTTCAGGTTACCTAGGAAGAGAAGATTTGACCAGCCAAGTTTTTATCCAAAACCCTTTTAATAGGAATGAAAGGATTTATAAAACAGGAGATGTAGTTTCTTTGAGTTCTGACGGATTAATTAATTTTTTAGGTCGGAGTGATCATCAAATTAAAATTCGTGGTTTTCGCATTGAATTGAGTGAAATAAACTTTGTCCTAAAAGAAGTTACCGGTCTAAAAGAAACAATTGTAAGTGCTAAGGAGTTTGGTTCTGGGGATAAACGCTTAGTAGTTTATTATGTTTCCGATGATGGTTCGCACCTAAATATTAAAGATGTACGCGAACAACTTGCCAAGAAATTACCGGATTATATGATTCCTTCATATTTTACAAAAATGGAAAGTTTTCCACTTACACCTAATAAAAAAATTGATTATAATGCACTACCATTGCCTAAAAGTACAGGGACAAATTTGAAACATGATTTTGTAGTTTTTAAAACTTTAACAGAAGAAAAACTAATTAAAATATGGTGTGATGCCTTTAAGTTAGATAGTATTGGCATTGAAGAAAATTTCTTTAGTTTGGGAGGGAATTCCATTATTGCTACGAATATTGTTTTTCTAATTCAGGATAAGTTGGCAATTAACATGTTTGTAAAAGATATTTTTGATTATCCAACAATAGATCGCCTTGCTGTTTTGATTGAAAAAAGGCATAGCAATTTTCAGACGAAAGAAAAAAGTGATTCTTTAGTTTTAAATATTCAAAAAAAAGATCTCATCCCTTTGAGTTTTGAGCAGTTAGGGTTTTGGCTATTTTGGAAGTTTAGTAAACAAACTTATAATATCTCAGACGTTTTTATAATTGATGGGGAGTTAAACTACCATCATTTTCAAAATGCCATTAATGAATTGATTATGAAGCATGAGGCTATATGGTATTCCTTTTCGAATAAAATTCCAATGCAGAAAAAAACTTTGATCAAGCCTTATGCCGTACGAATTATTGATTTAATCGATCTCGATAAAGACAATTTTAAAGAACAGTGGTTGCAGTTAGTTGAAAAAGAGCTTCATGGCAACTTTAACTTTTCAGAAACTCCACTTATTCGTTTAGTGTTAGCAAAAATAACCGAAAAACAGCATCAACTTTTTATTTCTTTACCTCATTCAATTTGTGATGCAAGTGCCTTAACACAATTTGTAGCAAATCTTTTCGAAACTTATCAAAATCAGTTGGATGGAACTTACTATTATTCTAATACTGCAAAGAAAAGACTTGTTGATGAAATTTGTATAGAGCGAAGTTCTGATCATATTTCGATTTTTCAAAAAGATGTGGAATATTGGAAGAAGAAATTAAAAGGAGCAGAACTTTTAAGATTACCTAAAACATCATTTCTTACAGGAGAAAAACCGACTGGGAAAAAAGTTTTTGAAATAGCTACAATTCCAGAAGAACTATTAAAGAAAATAAACCAAATATGTAGTGATAATTCATGCTCATTTGGAATGGGAATGCTTAGTATATCAATTTCTTTGATGTATTCAATGACCAAGTCTCATGATATCACGTTTTTAATGTCCACAATGAAACCAGTTGCATCCAAGGAACAGAGCATAAGGAATAGCGCAAGCATGTTCCCTATTCGAACTCAAATTAACCCCGATTACTCTTTTCAACAACTTATGTTGCAGGTTAGGGAGTCGGTTTTAGAATCTTTAGATCATCTGAATTGCCCAGCAATTATTCCTTATAACAATGCTCTTCGTGCTAATTTAGTTGGATGGAAAGGGTGGTTTTATAAAATGTTGGCAACCATTATTGGGGGAAGTATGCATCTTAGGTGGAAATCTGCTTGGCTTTGTCCAGAGAATATGAAGGATTATTTGACAGCAACTTTTGCAAGTTTACCTGCCTTTTTAAATGGGAAGGAAACCAGAGCATTATTACCCCCTTTTGTAAATATTTTACCAAGGTTTTACGGTGATGATGAAATTAAAAAGCAAGGAAATATCTCCGTAAGTTCCATTGGTGATTATGAACTTGTTGTTCCGTTTAAAGTCTTTGAGGGTAATGGGGATAATGCGGAGAGTGCCATGCCTACTTTTTGTTTGACACGGAATGAGAATAAAGAAGCAGTACTTTATATTTATGGGGGGCGACTTAAGCAAGAAGTTCTATCGGATATTATGCAATCTTTCAGTCGTATATTAACACAAGTTACAAATAACCCTGAAGTGAAACTTCATGATATATGA